The genomic segment GACTTCCTTGAACGGTATGATATGCCGATCGAGGATTGGCTCTTTGAGTCCGAATCTGAAAAAAAAGGAGGTGAATAGCATGGCAGTAGAAAAGACAATGGCATCGTCCAGCCTGGTGGAAGTTGTTGACCGGATCCTGGACAAGGGCATCGTCGTCGACGCATGGGCCAGGGTATCGCTCGTCGGCATTGAATTGCTCACAATCGAAGCCAGGGTAGTGGTCGCTTCAGTCGAGACCTTCCTGAAATACGCTGAAGCAGTTGGACTGACCGCGACGGCAACCGCTTAGTTTATTGACTAAGCAGCACCCTGAAAATAAAGAAGGAGAATAATTCAAATGGCTGTAGAAAAAACCATGGCATCATCGAGTCTGGTGGAAGTCGTTGACCGGATTCTGGACAAGGGCATCGTCGTCGACGCATGGGCCAGGGTATCGCTCGTCGGCATCGAATTGCTCACCATAGAAGCCCGGGTAGTAGTCGCTTCAGTTGAGACCTTCCTGAAATACGCCGAGGCAGTTGGACTGACCGCTACGGCAACCGCCTAGTCTGGTTTCAGGTGTGGGCTTTGCTATGGTGTCCTGTGAAGCATACCATACCAAACCCCTCCCCTGTGACACAATAAAAAAACCGGAGGCGTGATTTTATGTTGGCTCTGGATAACAAGCTGGTGGAACTGGTAGAAGACATCGTTGTTTCTTACGAAAACCAAATCTCTGCAGTGGGTGCGGTGATAGATAGCACATACCATATGCTGAGAGAATCCGAGGCGATCCTGGATGATGCCAATAGTCAACTCCGGCAAGCTCTGGCCAGCCGGTCATCCCTGAGAAGGAAGGACTTCGATAGCATGATGGCTGATCTGCAATCACAACAGGCGGAGAAACACCAGGTAATCAGGGAAACACTGAACCGGTTTGTGCAGGAGCATAAGGAATCCGCAGCTCACTTGAGGGAGATGGTTGCTGCAGCTCGATCAGGGGAAATGGGAGATTTCAGGAAAGTGCTGGGCGAAATCCAGACACGGCAAGGCGAGGCGGAAGGGAAGGTCATCACATTGCTGAAGGTTTCCCAGGAAGAGCACGAGGAAATTGTGAGTGAGGTAAATCGGCTGCTGGGCAGCGCCTCCATTACAGCACAAGAATTCAAGGCTACGCTAAACAAGCTAAAGTGCAGACAAAGTCAATTCAATTAGTAACCCGGTATAGAAGATGGCTGATATGCAAGCAAACTGCCAATCTATCTAGAAAGAGAGGAAGAAATGGTATGGTCCGTTGAGACAAAAAACCTGACCGGCGCTATGGATGTCGGTTGCAAGACCCGGAAGGAAGAGCTGGTACAGAGGCGCAATGATACCCTTGAGAATCTGGCGGAAGTAAAGCCCCACCTGGCTCAGTCGGAGAGGGAAAGGGTTATCGAGGCTGAGGCCAGCCTCAGGCAGATGCAAACTGAACTGGGGAAACTCAGGGATGAGGTGAAAACGGCTCTGGCCAAAGCCGCCATTTATCGGATCCAAGGGGAATGGGACCGAATAAACCAGACCAAAGCCGAGTTGAAGCACTTGCATGATGAGATCAAGGTTACTCTGGCAAAGGCTATGGCTGATGTGGCTCAGGCAGAGAGAGAAAGAATTCAGCAAGCCAGAGAGCGTCTGGCTCGGGTACAAGCCGAACTCTATCAGATGCAGGAGCAGGTTAGAATTGCTCTGGCCAAAGCAAGAACTAATCTCGCTGAAATCGAAGGGCGGCGAATTGCCGGGAACAAGGTAGATCTGGAGAAAAGGCGAGCCACAACCCAGGACCGGATGTCGCAAGTGAACGGCCTGCTCGATGAGTGCAGGGGAAACAGGGAAGCGGCGGCAGCGGCCTGGGACAAACTGGCTGGAATCGTGATGCAGCAGACTCCCGTGACCCCGGACGAGCCCGTTAGAAAGAATGGTGACGGAGCATCCAAACTCCACGACGAGGTCTTTAATTATCTGGTTGGTCATCACGATGGCGCTAGAATGACCGAACTGGAAGAAAGATTTGGCGTGCCGCGAATCAAAATGGCAATGGTGCTCAAAAGTCTCATGGGTGACAACAAAGTCCAGAAGCAAAGCAAACTATACTTTGCCGTTTGACGCCCTGCGGCGTCGGAATGATTAACAGGAGGCGTTCAATGGCAATCGGAGAATTAACTACCGTTCTGGAGCCAAGGGCTCTGGCAGATTTTGTGGAAACCGATCGGACCAAAGCCCTCACCAGTCGCATGCTGGCCTACATCAAGGCCGGTTTTCCAGTTCACCTTCGGGGGACGACGGGCACCGGGAAAACCACACTGGCGTTGCACGTTGCCGGTTTGATTGGGCGTCCCGTAATCATGATGCATGGCGACGAAGAATTCAGCACCTCCGATCTCGTTGGGGGTGAATACGGTTACCGGGTGAGCAAAGTGGTAGACAACTTCATCCATACGGTTCTCAAGACCGAGGAAGACATGTCTCGAAAATGGGTCGATAACCGCCTCACCGTCGCCTGTAAGTACGGTTTTACGCTCATTTACGATGAATTCACCCGGTCGCGACCTGAAGCCAATAACGTTTTGCTTGCGGTTCTGCAGGAGAAAATGATGGACTTGCCGCCGGGCAACGGGAACGGGGATTACCTCAAGGTTGACCCGAACTTCGTGGCGATCTTCACCAGCAACCCCGAGGATTACGCCGGAGTCTACCGAAGCCAGGACGCTCTTCGCGATCGGATGATCACCCTGGATTTGGATTACTTCGACCGGGAAACTGAAATCAGTGTCACTCATGCCAAATCCGGCTTGCCGCTCGCGGATGTTGAAAAGATAGTCAGCATTGTTCGCGAACTGCGTGAATCGCCGGAGTGCGAATTCGCGCCCACCGTTCGGGGCTGTATTATGATTGCCAAGACCTTGCAGGTGATCAACGGCGGCCCTGTTGCAGCCGGCAATATCCTGTTCCGGCAAATCTGCCAGGATATTCTGGCCTCGGAAACCAGCCGTGTGGGCAGCAGGAATAGCCAGCTAAAGGTAAAAGACCGGGTCGGCCTGTTGATCGATAAATACTGTGCGGCTGATGCCATTGCGCAAATAGAGATGCCCTCCGGCTTCGAACCCCTCACGGTTCCCCTTCTCGAAAGGGAGACTCAGGAGAATTCGAGGTTTCAGATGGATCTTGCCGCCACTCTCAGTAGATAAATCTCGCAGAGGTGGGAAATGAAGGGAATAACGGATGTCGCCGCCGGGGCAACTCGCGTGAAATCAGCCAGGGGAGGAAAGCTCCTCTCGGCGCCTCGAACCAAGAATACCAGCTACCTGGACCTGTTTTCACTTCAGATTGAGCGGTCACGGCTGAATCAAGAAGCAGTCAATCTGAATAAACGCAGAGGACAGATAGAGGGCAAGCTGGCCATAATCCAAAAGAGGCTGGAGGAGATTCGGGAAGCGATGCTCCTTTCGGCACGCAAAATTACGGACGAGGAAAGCAAAGAGGCCCAAGCATCGGATGAAAAACCTGCGGCTTCAAAGCCCCCGTCGAAAAACTGGCGTGCCATGCCGATGGAGTATTAATCCAGAGCCATGTATAAACCCGCCTGAATCCAGTTCAAGTCGAGAGGCGTATTATGGTCAGGCAATATCATTATAGGGATGTCAAATAAATGAAGAAGGCTGAAGGTTCATGCCAGGAATCCGGTTACACTCTGGTTGTCAAAACCATCAATCTGGCAGAGGCCATAAAGGGGTGCAGTAAGGGTGAGGAACAACCGGAGGGGCAAAACGAGTCTTGGCTCCAGAGTGCGAACCACCGCGATACCCATCGAACTGCGAGTGGCCCTGAGCAGCATTTGAACAGCGCTTGCCTCAGCGTTATCTGCCGGAGAATGATCGCCATCGAGCGGGCACACGCGCTGGGAAAGCAATCCCCCAACCACTATGGCGGCTTGGATATGGCCAGGAAAACAAGGTGTGCTAAGAGGCGAGCTGGTAGCCGGTAGCAGAAAACCAGCAAGGTTGGATATGGAAACAGAAGGCAAATACATCTATGGCATCATCGGCACGGATGGAGTACGGAACTTCGGTCCGGTAGGGATCGGGGGGCGTGACGATACGGTTTCCACCATCAGCTATCAGGATATCAGTGCGGTTATCAGTAATTTCCCCATGGGCCGATACGAACTCAGCAGAGCCAATCTCATCGGCCACCAGAGAGTTGTCGAACGGGTGATGAAAGAATACGCGGTGTTGCCTGTGAGAGCCTTCACTGTGGCCGCCAATGCTGAGGAGGTACGGGATTTTCTGAGGAAGCGTTACCGTGAACTGACCCGACTGTTGAAGGAATTCGACAATAAGATAGAGCTCGGCTTATCTGCCTACTGGAAAGATATGGCTTCCATTTTCCAAGAGATCGTCGATGAGAACAAGGACATACGACAACTCAAGCAGGCCATAGTTTCGTCTCCCAATCCAAATAGCATTAATCAAAAGATCATTCTGGGTGGGATGGTTGAAAGAGCCATCAAGGTGAAAAAGGAGAAGGAGCAGGAAGAGATTATTCATCCCCTGAAGAGGATTGCCGCGGACATCTGCCGGAATGAGGCCAGCGGTGATGCGATGGTGCTGAATGCGGCGTTTCTGGTCGACCGGAGCAGCGAGAAGGAATTTGACATCAGGGTTGATGAGCTGGACCAGAAGTACGGCGCGAGATTGAAATTCAAGTATGTCGGCCCTTTGCCGCCATACAACTTTGTCACTTCAAATATATAAATGGGGCCAGGAGGTAAGAACCATGCCGGATGGGAAAAAGGCAGGCGAGGCTGAGTTTGACTTTGGTATCGGGAAGTTGCGATTCAGCAACATGTTCAAGGGGATCGGAAACCTGATCGATATGGCAGCCAAGCTGGGCGAAGAAACTGAGGAGATCGAGAGATCTGGCGAGATCCAAGGCTTGCCCAAAGATGTCAAAGGGGTTTACGGGTTTAGCATCAAGACTCTGGCCGGCAACAAGCCGGTGGTCGAGACTTTTGGCAACATTAAAGACTCGCCGCGCGGTCCGGTGGTGGAGGAAATCAGAGAGCCGATCATGGATATCTTTGATGAAGAGGCTCATATTATGGTCATCGTCGAACTGCCCGGTGTGGATGAGAAGAATATTAACATCGAAGTGGCCGGGGACATACTGAAGCTGGCTGCTACAGGCAAAAACAGCAAGTATGCCAAAGAAGTCCTGCTTCCCGCCAGCGTAGATATCAACGCGATGGCAACGAGCTATAAAAACGGGATATTGGAAATCACACTGCCCAAGTGCCAGTAATTGTTTACAAAGAAGGGCGTATCATGCTTCGAGAGCCTGATGGTTCGACAAGCCTGTCCTGAGCTAGTCGAAGGGCTCACCACGAACGGAGCTTCTTTTTTCCGCTCGCCCTGAGCCAGTTGAAGGGGAATGGCAATATCCAAAGGTAACACTGAATAAGATAAGCAAGCGCTAGCGGGATGGCGGCGTCTGTCATTCGGGTCAGCGATCACTGAAAGGAGTAATCAAGCATGGGGAATATCAGGGAACAGTTGACCCTCAGGGTAGCCGAGGCAAAGGCCAGGGACGTAGGCAGAGCAATTGCCAGGATTGACCCCAGCGACCTCAAGCAGCTGGGTATTGAAGTGGGAGACGTCATCCGGATTCATGGCAAACGAATGACGGTAGCCAAGGCAATGCCCGCCTACGTGGAAGATCGCGGAAAATCAACGATTCAGATCGACGGACTGGTGAGGGGTAACGCCCAGGTATCGCTCGATGAGAAGGTCAGTGTTCAGACAATCTCATTTCATCCTGCCGAAAAGATCGTGCTTCGCCCTCTGACTTTGATGAAGGCGATGCGGCAAGACCGGGATATCAAATATATCGGCAGCCTGCTGGATGGGCTTCCTCTGATCGAGGGGGATACGATAAGGGCCACCCTCTTCGGCGCTCGCAGCCAGGATTTCACCGTTCTTTCTACCGTACCCGGAAATGCGGTCTCTGTTCACCCCACCACCAAGGTTGAAATCCGAGGCACATCTGATGCCAAACCCAAGTCGCCCAGTGTTTCCTACGAGGATATCGGCGGTGTGGCCAAGGCGGTTGGCCGCGTAAGGGAAATGATAGAACTCCCGCTCAAATACCCTCAGGTCTTTGAACGCCTGGGCATTGATCCGCCCAAAGGCGTACTGCTTCACGGCCCGCCGGGTTGTGGCAAGACGCTGCTGGCAAGGGCAGTTGCCAATGAAACCGATGCCTACTTTGTCCATATCAGCGGACCGGAGATCATGGGCAAATTCTACGGGGAATCCGAAGGCCGTCTCCGGAAGGTTTTTGATGAGGCCAAAGCCAACGCGCCGGCTATTCTCTTCATTGACGAGATCGACTCGATTGCCCCGAAGCGGGAGGAGATGGGAGGAGAAAAGCAGGTTGAGCGCAGAGTGGTTGCCCAGTTGCTTGCTTTAATGGATGGCCTGGAATCGCGCGGTGAGGTGATTGTCATCGGCGCCACCAACATCCCAAATGTCCTGGATCCGGCGCTGCGAAGGCCGGGAAGATTCGACCGGGAGATTGAGATCGGTATCCCCGACCAGAAAGGAAGGCTGGCAATTCTGAATATCCATACGCGCGGGATGCCCCTGGATGCCGATGTCGATCTGGAAAAACTATCGGCGATCACTCATGGATTTGTGGGAGCCGACCTGCAGGCTCTGTGCCGGGAAGCTGCCATGAGCGCCCTGAGAACCATTATGCCGGATATCGACTTCCAGACTGAAACCGTCCCTTACGAGACCCTTCTCTCACTCAATGTAAAACTGGCAGACTTCAAAGAAGCGCTCAAAGAGGTGGAACCTTCGGCCATCCGCGAGGTCTTTGTGGAGGTGCCGAACGTCAAATGGGAAGATATCGGTGGGCTCGCCAATGTAAAGAGCGCATTGATCGAGGCCGTTGAATGGCCGCTGACATACAGAGAACTGTTTGAGCAAATTCATACCAAGCCGCCCAAGGGAATTCTGCTCTCCGGCACACCGGGAACAGGCAAAACTCTGGTGGCCAAGGCCCTGGCCAATGAGACACAGGTAAACTTCATCTCTGTTAAAGGGCCGGAGCTGATGAGCAAGTACGTCGGGGAGTCCGAACGAGGGGTCAGGGAACTGTTCAAAAAAGCAAAACAGGCCAGCCCATGCCTGCTGTTCTTCGACGAGATCGATGCGCTGGTCCCCTCAAGAGGCTCCAGCGGCGGTGATTCACAAACCACCGAAAGAGTAATCAGTCAGTTCTTGACCGAGATGGACGGCATCGAAGAGTTGGCCGGAGTTCTGGTTCTGGCAGCCACCAACCGAAAGGATTTGATCGATGCCGCTATTCTCAGGCCGGGACGATTCGATTTGATCATCGATTTCCCATTCCCCGATGAAGCGGCTCGTGAAGAGATATTTAAAGTCCATACCAGAAGCAAACCCCTTGCCCCTGATGTGAAGCTGCGGTCTCTGGCAGGTGAGAGTCACGGTCTTGCCGGTTCAGATATCGAAGCGGTTGTAAGAGAGGCGTCAATGATGGCAATACGGGAATATCTCAAGTCTCAGATTCATGATACTGGCCCCACGATCCGCATGAATCAGTTCACTCAGTCAATCGATACCATCAGGAACCGGAGGACAGGGTGACGGCTCAAGCAGGGAAGTACATCTACGGTATCATTGAGCGGCCACAGAACAACGTGTTTTCGCTTGAGGACTTTGAAGGCGTCGGCACAATTGAACAGGGAGACCTGTTAGCGGTGGTCGGCTCCTCACCGGTGAGAACCTGCGACCTTCTCGATGAGCAACTCCAGGCCTCTGATGTGCGAAGGCATCAATTGGTTCTGGAAAGGATATTGAAGGACCGGACGGTGATTCCGATGAGTTTTGGAATCATTGCCAGAGACGAAAATGATGTCAAAAAGCTCCTTCAATCGGCCTATGATGATTTCAAAGATACCATCAGGGAACTCGATAACCGGATCGAACTCAACCTTCAGGTGAGGTGTTGCGAGTCGGAGGCTTTGATCCTGAGACACGTGGCAAGCACGGATGAGACCGTCAGGAAACTGAGGGAAGCATTGGCCTCGGCCAGCGCTGAGATAACCGAAAGCGTGAAGCTGGAATTAGGTAAAGCCGTTGTTGCGGCAATAGCCGAGCGCAAAGCCGAGTACGCTCGGGACATCGTCAGTGCGTTGAGCAAGATAGCCGATCAGAGTCTTGCCGGCAAACTCACGGCAAAGGATATGATTATCAACGAGTCTTTTCTAGTGCTGCGAGAGAAAGAAGCGGAGTTTGACCACACCGTAAACGGATTGGGAGAAAAGTATGGGGATCGATTGAAATTCAAGTATATCGGTCCCATGCCGCCTTACAGCTTTGTGAATCTGGCAGTCACCATGATTAATGCTCAGACCGTTGATGGCGCCAGAAAGGTATTGGGCCTGGACAGCGAGACAACCCTTGTCGAGATCAAAAAGGCCCATCGGGCATTAGCCAGGCAATACCACCCGGATAGCAATCACGGCGAACCGGATGGGGTGGAAAGCTTTGAACGGATCACCCAGGCATTCGACATACTGGTGAAATACGTCCGGAAGTGCAAAGCGGGGGACGACGGAACGATTTCATTTGAACCGGATCACATTGAGGATGTTCTGGTCATCACTCGCCGGAGGTAAAATATGGCAAAAACAGGAAAATATGTCTACTGTATCATTCCCACACAGCAGGAGATCAGCTTTGATCACGCGGGAATCGAAGCTGACAGCCGGATTTACACCATCAATCATGGCGATATCGCGGCTGTGGTCAGCGATACTTCGATGACTATTTGCGATCCGATCCGAAAAAATATGCTGGCACACAATCGAGTGCTGGAGGCAATTATGCGGGAGTATACCGTGCTTCCGGCACGCTTCGGGCTCATTGCCGATAGCCAGGACAAGCTGAAAGGCCTGCTTGCGGAATACTATCCCAAACTGAAGACCTTCATCTCCATGTTGGATAACAGAATAGAGGTCGGGATAAAAGTCTTCTGGCAAAAGGAAAAAGTGCTGGCAATTCTTGAGAGCAGAGACCAGAAACTCACTAGACTCCGGCAAGCCATAAAAGAATCGCCCCCGGCGAAAGCTGAAGTTTTGCTGATCGAAGCGGGTCAGTTGGTCAGATCACAAGTCGAAGCATGGCAATCAGAAGTAGGTAATGAGATATACATGGCCCTGATCAGGATTGCGGTCGACGGTCGCCACAATTATCCCGTAGACATATCCAACATACTGAATGCGTCTTTCCTTCTGGATAAATCCAAAGAGGAGAAATTCGATAACGCAGTGGAAGAACTTGATAAAAAACATGGCCACTGGACAAACATCCGATATCTCAAGCCAGTTCCCCCTTACAACTTTGTGAACCTCGAAATGTGTTTGCAGTAAATAAGGAGCGTGCCGTATGGCTTTCATCATCGATGATATTTTGATCAAGATTCTGATGGCGCCCGTGGCTGGTCCGGTCAACCTGGGCATGAAGCTGTTGGAAACCATCAGGGATGAGCTGGACCGTGAACTGTTTCCGGATGAGGCCCAGATCCGCAACAAGCTGGTAGAACTCGGCACCCTACTGGAAGCGGGGCAAATCAGTGAAGCAGCGTATGATGCCCAGGAAACCCTATGGATAGAAAAATGGCGGGCAATTCAAGAAAGCAAAGGAGCGCAGTAAAATGAGCATAGCCCCGACCATGGGTAACAGTTCTTCGTTGGTCGATGTAATCGATCGGATTCTGGATAAAGGCATCGTGATAAACGCGGACATCACGGTATCGCTGGTGGGAGTTGAGCTTCTGGGAATAAAAATACGGGCGGCGGTGGCTTCCTTTGAAACGGCGGCCAAATACGGGCTTGAATTTCCATCGGGGACCAATCTGCAGGCCAGTGGCTGGAAGAAGATCGCCGCCCAAGCGGCTGAAGTCACTGCCTGATAGTCCAGGGAGGATAGAAAACCATGGCCATAGAAATCGACGAGGGGAATTTGAAGCAGGGGCTTCTGGGACTGGTGGTAACACTGGTGGAGATTATCCAGGATGCCCTGCGCCATCAGGCGGTAAGAAGAATGGAGGGTGGCAGTCTCACTGAGCCGGAAATGGAAAGACTGGGGGAAGCGCTTATGGAACTCGATACTGCTGTTGCACAGATAAAGGAGGACCTGGGAATTGCCGAAACAGTCAAGAGCATCATGGATGGGCTGGATCAAGTGGTGGATAACCTAATAGATGACTTCATCAATCCCAATAAGTGGCTGGCAGGCGCAGATGGAGGTAGGTTGAATTGAATAATAATAATGAGCCCAAGCATGGCCGATACGTCTACTGCATCGCCGAAAGCAGTGAGAAAGTCAATCTGGGACCCATCGGCCTTGACGGCAACGAGGTGTATTCTGTCCCGGCCAATGGTCTTTGTGTGGTCGTTCACGATTGTTCCGCCAAGGCCTATACTTCTGACGACGAACAGACTCTGCATCGCTGGATCATCAATCACCAGGAAATCGTCAAAAGCGCATCAGAGAGGTTCGGCACGGTTCTTCCCATGAGGTTTGACACGATCGTTCAGGACACAGAGAAGGGCAGCGCCGATGAGAATATCCGCAGGTGGCTTACAGAAGACGAGGGGGATCTCAGAGGTAAACTGGATCGGATCAGAGGCAAGGAAGAATACGGGGTTCAGATATCGTGGGACCCGAAGATAATATCAGAAACAATCAGCGATACCGACCCGGAGATCAGTCGCATGAAAGAAGAGATTAAAGGGAAATCAAAAGGATTGGCCTACATGTATCAACAGCGTCTGGAAAAACTCATCAAAAGGACAATGGAAAACCAGGCCGAGAATCGCTTCAAGGATTTCTACCAGCGAATCAAGGGGTGCGTGGATGAAATTAAGGTCGAACGGACAAAAACGGGGGAAGAGAGGCCGATGCTGGCAAATCTCTCGTGCCTTGTTCGTCAGGGCGAGTTGGGATGCCTGGCCAATGAATTGGAAAAGATCGATAAAACCAGCGGTTTCTTCGTCCGATTCACCGGACCCTGGCCTCCTTACAGTTTTGTGGCTGTGGAATAAATATGGAACCAACTCGTGATGTGCATGGAACTCTCTCAGACCTGCTCGATCGGATACTGGATAAGGGCGTCATTATCAATGCGGATGTTATCATCACGCTCGCTGGAATCCCGATGATAGCGGTAAGCCTCAAGGC from the Dehalococcoidia bacterium genome contains:
- the gvpN gene encoding gas vesicle protein GvpN — protein: MAIGELTTVLEPRALADFVETDRTKALTSRMLAYIKAGFPVHLRGTTGTGKTTLALHVAGLIGRPVIMMHGDEEFSTSDLVGGEYGYRVSKVVDNFIHTVLKTEEDMSRKWVDNRLTVACKYGFTLIYDEFTRSRPEANNVLLAVLQEKMMDLPPGNGNGDYLKVDPNFVAIFTSNPEDYAGVYRSQDALRDRMITLDLDYFDRETEISVTHAKSGLPLADVEKIVSIVRELRESPECEFAPTVRGCIMIAKTLQVINGGPVAAGNILFRQICQDILASETSRVGSRNSQLKVKDRVGLLIDKYCAADAIAQIEMPSGFEPLTVPLLERETQENSRFQMDLAATLSR
- a CDS encoding gas vesicle protein K; this encodes MAIEIDEGNLKQGLLGLVVTLVEIIQDALRHQAVRRMEGGSLTEPEMERLGEALMELDTAVAQIKEDLGIAETVKSIMDGLDQVVDNLIDDFINPNKWLAGADGGRLN
- a CDS encoding Hsp20/alpha crystallin family protein, encoding MPDGKKAGEAEFDFGIGKLRFSNMFKGIGNLIDMAAKLGEETEEIERSGEIQGLPKDVKGVYGFSIKTLAGNKPVVETFGNIKDSPRGPVVEEIREPIMDIFDEEAHIMVIVELPGVDEKNINIEVAGDILKLAATGKNSKYAKEVLLPASVDINAMATSYKNGILEITLPKCQ
- a CDS encoding GvpL/GvpF family gas vesicle protein gives rise to the protein MTAQAGKYIYGIIERPQNNVFSLEDFEGVGTIEQGDLLAVVGSSPVRTCDLLDEQLQASDVRRHQLVLERILKDRTVIPMSFGIIARDENDVKKLLQSAYDDFKDTIRELDNRIELNLQVRCCESEALILRHVASTDETVRKLREALASASAEITESVKLELGKAVVAAIAERKAEYARDIVSALSKIADQSLAGKLTAKDMIINESFLVLREKEAEFDHTVNGLGEKYGDRLKFKYIGPMPPYSFVNLAVTMINAQTVDGARKVLGLDSETTLVEIKKAHRALARQYHPDSNHGEPDGVESFERITQAFDILVKYVRKCKAGDDGTISFEPDHIEDVLVITRRR
- a CDS encoding GvpL/GvpF family gas vesicle protein; its protein translation is MAKTGKYVYCIIPTQQEISFDHAGIEADSRIYTINHGDIAAVVSDTSMTICDPIRKNMLAHNRVLEAIMREYTVLPARFGLIADSQDKLKGLLAEYYPKLKTFISMLDNRIEVGIKVFWQKEKVLAILESRDQKLTRLRQAIKESPPAKAEVLLIEAGQLVRSQVEAWQSEVGNEIYMALIRIAVDGRHNYPVDISNILNASFLLDKSKEEKFDNAVEELDKKHGHWTNIRYLKPVPPYNFVNLEMCLQ
- a CDS encoding GvpL/GvpF family gas vesicle protein is translated as MNNNNEPKHGRYVYCIAESSEKVNLGPIGLDGNEVYSVPANGLCVVVHDCSAKAYTSDDEQTLHRWIINHQEIVKSASERFGTVLPMRFDTIVQDTEKGSADENIRRWLTEDEGDLRGKLDRIRGKEEYGVQISWDPKIISETISDTDPEISRMKEEIKGKSKGLAYMYQQRLEKLIKRTMENQAENRFKDFYQRIKGCVDEIKVERTKTGEERPMLANLSCLVRQGELGCLANELEKIDKTSGFFVRFTGPWPPYSFVAVE
- a CDS encoding CDC48 family AAA ATPase, encoding MGNIREQLTLRVAEAKARDVGRAIARIDPSDLKQLGIEVGDVIRIHGKRMTVAKAMPAYVEDRGKSTIQIDGLVRGNAQVSLDEKVSVQTISFHPAEKIVLRPLTLMKAMRQDRDIKYIGSLLDGLPLIEGDTIRATLFGARSQDFTVLSTVPGNAVSVHPTTKVEIRGTSDAKPKSPSVSYEDIGGVAKAVGRVREMIELPLKYPQVFERLGIDPPKGVLLHGPPGCGKTLLARAVANETDAYFVHISGPEIMGKFYGESEGRLRKVFDEAKANAPAILFIDEIDSIAPKREEMGGEKQVERRVVAQLLALMDGLESRGEVIVIGATNIPNVLDPALRRPGRFDREIEIGIPDQKGRLAILNIHTRGMPLDADVDLEKLSAITHGFVGADLQALCREAAMSALRTIMPDIDFQTETVPYETLLSLNVKLADFKEALKEVEPSAIREVFVEVPNVKWEDIGGLANVKSALIEAVEWPLTYRELFEQIHTKPPKGILLSGTPGTGKTLVAKALANETQVNFISVKGPELMSKYVGESERGVRELFKKAKQASPCLLFFDEIDALVPSRGSSGGDSQTTERVISQFLTEMDGIEELAGVLVLAATNRKDLIDAAILRPGRFDLIIDFPFPDEAAREEIFKVHTRSKPLAPDVKLRSLAGESHGLAGSDIEAVVREASMMAIREYLKSQIHDTGPTIRMNQFTQSIDTIRNRRTG
- the gvpA gene encoding gas vesicle structural protein GvpA (There are 14 genes on the gvp gene cluster in halophilic archaea. The product of gvpA is a structural component of gas vesicles, which provide buoyancy to cells and promote flotation. It has been reported that the products of gvpAO and gvpFGJKLM represent the minimal set required for gas vesicle formation in halophilic archaea.) yields the protein MAVEKTMASSSLVEVVDRILDKGIVVDAWARVSLVGIELLTIEARVVVASVETFLKYAEAVGLTATATA
- a CDS encoding GvpL/GvpF family gas vesicle protein, which gives rise to MLRGELVAGSRKPARLDMETEGKYIYGIIGTDGVRNFGPVGIGGRDDTVSTISYQDISAVISNFPMGRYELSRANLIGHQRVVERVMKEYAVLPVRAFTVAANAEEVRDFLRKRYRELTRLLKEFDNKIELGLSAYWKDMASIFQEIVDENKDIRQLKQAIVSSPNPNSINQKIILGGMVERAIKVKKEKEQEEIIHPLKRIAADICRNEASGDAMVLNAAFLVDRSSEKEFDIRVDELDQKYGARLKFKYVGPLPPYNFVTSNI
- a CDS encoding gas vesicle protein; its protein translation is MEPTRDVHGTLSDLLDRILDKGVIINADVIITLAGIPMIAVSLKAAIAGMETMLEYGIMTDWDERIRYDASSSSKQTVAVG
- a CDS encoding gas vesicle protein GvpG; amino-acid sequence: MAFIIDDILIKILMAPVAGPVNLGMKLLETIRDELDRELFPDEAQIRNKLVELGTLLEAGQISEAAYDAQETLWIEKWRAIQESKGAQ
- the gvpA gene encoding gas vesicle structural protein GvpA (There are 14 genes on the gvp gene cluster in halophilic archaea. The product of gvpA is a structural component of gas vesicles, which provide buoyancy to cells and promote flotation. It has been reported that the products of gvpAO and gvpFGJKLM represent the minimal set required for gas vesicle formation in halophilic archaea.), with translation MAVEKTMASSSLVEVVDRILDKGIVVDAWARVSLVGIELLTIEARVVVASVETFLKYAEAVGLTATATA